Proteins co-encoded in one Candidatus Poribacteria bacterium genomic window:
- a CDS encoding Rieske (2Fe-2S) protein — protein sequence MARVVVGKVSEIPPGNRKIIVPFRGKAGIGVFNVDGKFYAIRNICPHRRGPLCTGELSGRFAADAPPSIQGATLSVDNLGEILRCPWHQWTFDIATGQCLVDETLRVATYPVKVDGDDVVVEYDG from the coding sequence ATGGCACGTGTTGTTGTTGGAAAAGTATCAGAGATTCCACCTGGGAACCGCAAGATCATCGTCCCGTTTCGAGGGAAGGCGGGCATTGGGGTCTTTAATGTTGATGGCAAATTTTACGCCATCCGTAACATCTGTCCGCATAGGCGGGGACCCCTCTGCACAGGTGAACTCAGCGGTAGGTTCGCCGCCGATGCACCGCCTTCCATTCAAGGGGCAACGCTCTCTGTCGATAATTTAGGCGAGATATTGCGCTGTCCATGGCATCAATGGACATTTGACATTGCCACCGGACAGTGTCTCGTCGATGAAACCTTGCGGGTAGCGACGTATCCGGTCAAGGTTGACGGTGATGATGTCGTCGTCGAATACGATGGTTAA
- a CDS encoding SDR family oxidoreductase, translating to MIDPKLRGKVALITGANHGIGEATALALGNQGVKVFASFFRPPCQYSEAELKRAEETGLGGDILYRAMQQKPIAHLVNWFEEAGMAISVLEADLADERNISKLFDVCEKELGPVDILINNHTHCVLETFDPEQTSTDESGIFLTTAANIDAHFVANSRAYALMMQAYLKQYLRNGLNWGRIVNTSTDAARCHPLNVSYAASKYAIESYSHSAACEMGKYGITVNVIAPGPIQTGYILPEDEKAIAESTPLGRVGRPEDVADVTVFLCSEQARWLTGQLFYVGGGHRIPG from the coding sequence ATGATTGATCCGAAATTAAGGGGAAAAGTTGCGCTGATTACAGGTGCCAATCACGGTATTGGCGAGGCAACTGCTTTAGCGTTAGGCAACCAAGGCGTGAAAGTTTTCGCTTCATTTTTTCGTCCTCCGTGCCAATACAGCGAAGCAGAATTAAAGCGTGCCGAAGAGACTGGATTGGGCGGAGATATCCTCTACCGAGCCATGCAGCAAAAGCCTATTGCGCATCTGGTCAACTGGTTTGAAGAAGCGGGCATGGCAATATCTGTCTTAGAAGCAGACCTTGCTGATGAAAGAAACATCTCTAAACTTTTTGATGTATGTGAGAAGGAACTGGGGCCTGTTGACATCTTGATTAACAATCACACGCATTGTGTTTTGGAGACATTTGATCCTGAGCAAACTTCAACAGACGAGAGCGGTATTTTTCTCACAACCGCTGCAAACATTGATGCCCATTTTGTTGCGAATTCCCGAGCGTATGCATTGATGATGCAAGCGTATTTGAAGCAATATCTTAGAAATGGGCTCAACTGGGGACGCATTGTAAATACGAGTACGGATGCCGCACGCTGCCATCCCCTAAATGTCAGTTATGCCGCAAGCAAATACGCAATTGAATCCTATAGTCACTCCGCTGCGTGTGAGATGGGAAAATACGGCATTACAGTGAACGTCATCGCACCTGGACCGATTCAGACGGGCTACATTCTACCTGAGGATGAAAAAGCAATCGCAGAATCTACACCGTTAGGTAGGGTTGGCAGACCTGAAGATGTAGCGGATGTCACGGTTTTCCTCTGCTCCGAACAAGCACGTTGGCTCACAGGGCAGTTGTTCTATGTGGGTGGCGGTCATCGGATACCTGGATAG
- a CDS encoding HAD family hydrolase, translated as MIKAVFFDLDGTLCDSDTAWSIAQSEMFQLLCEQYPNVSEEALTAAWRTVHQELFKQLNAGKCAMADVRDSRFQCLFKELDLPIDRGMEEVSDFFCSRYLTSLRLYDDVTVLAELGAYHVGIITNGAHDNHTDSQLSKVRHLGLSQRIQSLTISGEIGVRKPRVEIFQVACERADVSPKEALFVGDTLKNDIVGANRAGMTSVFIDRKLDGLIPETSEERPDYSISNLHDVLSCL; from the coding sequence ATGATTAAAGCAGTCTTCTTTGACCTTGATGGCACACTCTGCGACTCCGACACAGCATGGAGCATCGCGCAAAGCGAAATGTTTCAGCTTTTATGCGAGCAGTATCCGAATGTTTCGGAAGAGGCTCTTACAGCAGCATGGAGAACCGTCCATCAGGAACTCTTCAAGCAACTCAACGCCGGAAAATGCGCTATGGCAGACGTGAGAGACTCGCGTTTCCAATGTTTGTTCAAAGAATTGGATCTACCCATAGATAGGGGTATGGAAGAAGTAAGCGACTTTTTCTGTTCGCGCTATCTCACAAGTTTACGGCTTTACGACGATGTCACCGTCCTTGCGGAATTAGGCGCATATCATGTCGGTATCATTACAAACGGAGCACACGATAACCATACCGACAGTCAGCTTTCTAAAGTCCGACACCTTGGACTCAGCCAACGGATCCAATCGCTTACAATTTCCGGTGAAATCGGAGTCAGAAAACCGAGGGTCGAAATCTTTCAAGTGGCTTGTGAGCGTGCTGATGTTTCACCGAAAGAGGCTCTGTTCGTCGGCGATACCCTTAAAAACGACATCGTTGGTGCCAACCGCGCGGGCATGACCAGCGTCTTCATTGACCGAAAATTAGATGGACTTATACCGGAAACATCAGAAGAACGACCTGACTATTCAATCTCAAATCTACATGATGTTTTATCCTGCTTGTAG
- a CDS encoding MFS transporter encodes MDKSASDQTNSASEESYPHEKRNLFVFALNQILMRLGWMFKAESVVIPAFIDIYTSSGTIRGLLPLILRIGQSLPQFLVAQRVARMPKKQGFFILTGFGFTVPWCILSLILGLTSWSANVIVAIFLLLCTIHWLMVGCNHLANGTLQGKLISPQKRGRLLAYSNVIGCSLSIGVAIYLMPRWLSETNPRYATIFGVTAGAFGIAAVISFWFRELPSQPEGTAPFFKFLGDALLLLRHDRNFRRFALVILLFYSIWPLFPHYAVFGKRTLGLASSGFVTLIVAQNASNALGAGVMGNIADRSGNRFVLRLLILISAFTPLLAVVISRMPSGAQLYWIIFALIGFTPVSARIVTNYTLEIAPQEKHPQYLGVMSLFQAIPLFVSPLIGTLIEEFAFEPVFITCSVLVACGFVLTFRLEEPRFNQGT; translated from the coding sequence ATGGATAAAAGCGCATCAGATCAGACAAATTCCGCTTCGGAAGAGTCTTATCCGCATGAAAAACGCAATCTATTTGTCTTCGCGCTAAACCAAATTCTGATGCGGCTCGGCTGGATGTTCAAAGCCGAGTCTGTGGTCATTCCGGCGTTTATCGATATCTATACCTCGTCTGGAACCATCCGCGGATTGCTACCCCTCATTCTTCGGATCGGACAAAGTCTCCCCCAATTTCTCGTCGCGCAACGGGTCGCAAGGATGCCCAAAAAACAGGGATTCTTTATTCTCACAGGGTTCGGTTTTACTGTTCCGTGGTGCATATTGTCTCTAATATTGGGCTTAACGAGTTGGTCAGCAAACGTCATTGTCGCTATTTTTCTTCTGCTGTGTACCATCCATTGGCTCATGGTCGGTTGCAATCATCTGGCGAACGGAACGTTACAGGGAAAACTCATCAGCCCCCAAAAACGGGGCAGGCTCCTCGCCTATTCCAATGTCATCGGGTGTTCACTTTCGATCGGGGTTGCCATTTACCTCATGCCCCGCTGGCTTTCTGAAACTAACCCGCGCTATGCAACCATCTTTGGTGTAACGGCGGGAGCCTTCGGTATCGCCGCCGTAATCAGTTTTTGGTTTAGGGAACTCCCATCACAGCCCGAAGGCACGGCACCTTTTTTCAAATTTCTCGGTGATGCCCTCCTCTTACTGCGACATGATAGAAATTTTCGTCGATTTGCGCTCGTTATCCTCCTGTTTTATTCCATCTGGCCCCTTTTTCCACACTATGCGGTTTTCGGAAAACGGACCTTAGGACTCGCCTCTTCCGGTTTTGTCACGTTAATAGTGGCACAAAATGCTTCCAATGCGCTTGGTGCTGGTGTCATGGGCAACATCGCAGACCGCTCAGGTAACCGATTCGTCCTGCGTCTTCTGATATTAATCAGTGCGTTTACACCGTTACTGGCGGTCGTCATTAGTCGCATGCCTTCCGGGGCACAGCTTTACTGGATTATCTTCGCCCTTATCGGATTTACACCCGTGTCGGCCCGTATCGTCACGAACTATACGCTTGAGATCGCACCGCAGGAGAAACACCCTCAATATCTCGGCGTGATGAGTCTTTTTCAGGCGATCCCCTTGTTTGTTTCACCCTTGATTGGGACATTAATCGAGGAATTCGCCTTTGAACCCGTTTTTATCACCTGTTCGGTACTTGTTGCTTGTGGATTCGTGCTGACCTTCAGATTGGAGGAACCGCGCTTCAACCAAGGGACTTGA
- a CDS encoding amidohydrolase family protein, which yields MRQIGSTPVTAPGWTAKPKDGIAIVDCDVHHNFRHPTQLLPYLSKFYQEHLLDQGLHLGGYPNIPIRSNRVDLRGRIEEATESTPKNSGGDPRDFNFTLEFLQDEHLDVWNIDIAVLTGPPVFYGYSGVPDPDWGAALCRAFNDWTIEHWLEKDERVVNAILVSPSDPPQAVEEINRLAHRKDTVAVMVPMGTSRPFGNRFYHPIWEACAEHGLSVISHIGGGGGATRNVPTPVGHPTYYIESRMSRPYVASTHATSLICEGVFEKFPNFKFALIEAQQMWAVPVMWHLDTDWRAIRDQTPWLKRLPSEYFREHIRVGSQPMHEPEKPEQMYQMLEMLHADETLIFCSDFPHFDWNDPVTVFPKLPEDLHHRIFAQNALDMLRLDVEETNGSANPVAN from the coding sequence ATGCGTCAGATTGGATCAACTCCTGTTACCGCACCCGGTTGGACTGCGAAACCGAAAGATGGGATCGCTATCGTCGATTGTGATGTCCACCACAATTTCCGCCATCCTACGCAGCTGTTGCCCTACCTGTCTAAATTCTATCAGGAACATCTCCTCGACCAAGGGTTACATCTCGGCGGATATCCGAATATCCCGATTCGAAGCAATCGTGTAGACCTCAGGGGACGGATTGAAGAAGCCACCGAATCGACCCCCAAAAACTCCGGCGGCGACCCCAGAGATTTCAATTTCACATTGGAATTCCTCCAAGATGAGCACCTTGATGTCTGGAATATTGATATTGCCGTCCTGACGGGACCCCCTGTCTTCTATGGGTATTCCGGCGTTCCTGATCCCGATTGGGGAGCTGCTCTTTGCCGGGCTTTTAATGACTGGACAATCGAACATTGGCTTGAGAAGGATGAGCGTGTTGTTAACGCCATTCTCGTCTCGCCTTCCGATCCACCCCAAGCCGTGGAGGAGATTAACAGACTCGCACACCGCAAGGACACTGTCGCCGTTATGGTGCCGATGGGAACGAGTCGTCCGTTTGGGAACCGCTTCTATCATCCCATCTGGGAAGCGTGTGCGGAACACGGATTGTCTGTCATTTCGCACATCGGCGGTGGTGGCGGTGCGACCCGAAACGTACCCACCCCGGTCGGACATCCGACCTACTACATAGAAAGCCGGATGAGCCGTCCGTATGTCGCCAGCACACACGCGACATCGCTGATCTGCGAAGGGGTCTTTGAAAAATTTCCGAACTTCAAGTTCGCACTCATTGAAGCACAGCAGATGTGGGCGGTGCCGGTGATGTGGCATCTGGATACCGACTGGAGAGCAATACGCGACCAGACACCGTGGCTGAAACGGTTACCGAGTGAGTATTTCCGTGAGCACATCCGAGTCGGATCGCAGCCGATGCACGAACCTGAGAAGCCGGAACAGATGTACCAGATGTTGGAAATGCTGCACGCAGATGAAACGCTAATATTCTGCTCAGACTTCCCGCATTTCGACTGGAACGATCCGGTAACGGTTTTCCCGAAGCTTCCAGAGGACTTACACCATCGGATCTTCGCCCAAAACGCCCTTGATATGCTGCGGTTGGATGTCGAAGAAACCAACGGATCCGCGAATCCAGTGGCAAATTAA
- a CDS encoding glycoside hydrolase family 32 protein, with amino-acid sequence MYTDDPYRPRYHFTPPFGWMNDVNGSIFWKGRYHIFYQHNPEGGYWKWMQWGHASSVDLVHWVHHPIALTPDLDGPDRDGCFSGGALVSREGTPTFIYHGVPDGTCIATSDDDLLITWDKHPANPVIPVPASGEKGHGDYIVFDPCAWLEGDTYYALIGNRIPGQTGDGTALFKSSDLAAWEFVRSFYQSRREWTDPEEDCAVPDFYPLGDKHMLLFCSHWQGTQYYLGRFENERYYAENYGRMSWAGGLLGGPRSLLDAQGRRIFFDWIREIQGIKQERAAGWSGVMTLPRILSLATDGSLQIEPVPELECLRMNPTVRENITLNADTLDLEDVQGSCLELEVEIDPGDATEIGVQVLCAPDQSEQTGILYVPAEGTLKIDISRSTLNEAIRYPHYRDAGGTARLPESEQFVDAQRAPFTLKGNETLQLRVYVDKSVIEVFANGRQCITQRVYPTRADSTGVRLVSRGGQARFQSVQAWEMAPAF; translated from the coding sequence ATGTATACGGACGACCCTTACCGCCCGCGTTACCACTTCACCCCGCCATTCGGTTGGATGAACGATGTCAACGGTTCAATCTTTTGGAAGGGACGATACCACATCTTCTATCAGCACAATCCCGAAGGTGGCTATTGGAAATGGATGCAATGGGGACATGCATCGAGTGTGGATCTGGTCCATTGGGTGCATCACCCCATCGCTTTAACGCCCGACCTCGACGGACCCGATCGAGACGGATGCTTTAGCGGGGGTGCCCTCGTGAGTCGAGAGGGAACGCCAACGTTCATCTATCATGGGGTCCCCGACGGAACCTGTATCGCAACGAGTGATGATGATTTACTCATCACATGGGACAAACATCCAGCCAATCCAGTGATTCCAGTCCCCGCGTCCGGTGAAAAAGGACACGGCGACTATATTGTATTTGACCCGTGTGCTTGGTTGGAAGGTGATACCTATTACGCACTCATCGGTAACAGGATACCGGGACAAACTGGGGACGGAACTGCGCTGTTTAAGTCGTCTGACCTCGCGGCGTGGGAATTTGTACGCTCCTTTTATCAGTCGCGGCGCGAATGGACAGACCCAGAGGAGGACTGTGCGGTCCCCGATTTTTATCCGTTAGGCGATAAGCACATGTTGCTGTTTTGTAGCCATTGGCAAGGCACACAGTATTACCTCGGCAGATTTGAAAACGAGCGGTATTATGCTGAAAACTACGGACGCATGAGTTGGGCGGGTGGGCTGCTCGGTGGACCCCGTTCACTGTTAGACGCCCAAGGACGCCGTATCTTTTTCGATTGGATTCGCGAAATCCAGGGCATCAAACAGGAACGCGCCGCCGGTTGGTCAGGCGTTATGACACTCCCGCGTATCCTTTCCCTCGCAACCGATGGGAGTTTGCAGATTGAGCCGGTCCCAGAACTGGAATGTCTACGGATGAACCCGACAGTCCGTGAAAATATCACGTTGAACGCTGATACGTTGGACTTGGAAGATGTCCAAGGGAGTTGCCTTGAGTTGGAGGTCGAAATTGACCCAGGCGATGCAACTGAGATCGGCGTTCAAGTGCTCTGCGCACCCGATCAGTCTGAACAAACCGGGATTCTATATGTGCCGGCAGAGGGAACGTTAAAAATCGACATCAGTCGTTCCACCTTAAACGAAGCCATCCGGTATCCGCACTACAGGGACGCGGGTGGCACTGCGAGATTGCCGGAGTCAGAACAGTTTGTGGACGCACAGCGTGCACCCTTCACGTTGAAGGGCAACGAAACGCTTCAGCTCCGCGTTTATGTCGATAAATCTGTCATTGAGGTGTTCGCTAACGGTAGGCAGTGCATTACACAGCGGGTCTATCCGACGCGAGCCGATAGCACCGGTGTGCGGTTGGTGAGTCGTGGTGGACAGGCACGCTTCCAATCCGTTCAGGCATGGGAGATGGCCCCCGCATTTTGA
- a CDS encoding Gfo/Idh/MocA family oxidoreductase: MDKSYNVAIIGCGGISHMHAGWYVNEPRTSLIAIADINAEGLKAYGEQYGIEKQYTDYIEMLETEEIDLVSVCTRPKLHAPVVIETAKHGVQGILSEKPMAENLGQAREMLETCAQHGVKLAIDHQLRFNAPYVCAKQLIADGTIGDLFRIHAICGGGDLKDNATHTVDLMRFIYGDRPVTWVIGQIERIDTPKKYDLHSEDFAIGYFKFEDNVRGIIESGSDTAPGYHHIYCYGTEGELELAAPRGLPLRFRTSESGGVWVSPELPPEGNPVRDMIAAIEEDREHRSSGYQGYATHELLMAIYESSRKRRRIHLPLEEMESPLTLMIEEGWI, from the coding sequence ATGGACAAGAGCTACAATGTCGCAATAATTGGGTGCGGTGGAATTTCTCACATGCACGCCGGATGGTATGTGAATGAACCGAGGACTTCTCTGATTGCGATTGCCGACATTAACGCAGAGGGACTGAAAGCCTACGGTGAACAGTATGGTATCGAAAAGCAGTATACCGATTACATTGAGATGCTCGAAACGGAGGAGATCGATCTGGTCTCCGTGTGCACCCGCCCGAAATTGCATGCGCCGGTCGTGATTGAAACCGCAAAACACGGTGTACAAGGGATTCTTTCAGAAAAACCGATGGCAGAGAATCTCGGACAGGCGCGAGAGATGCTTGAAACCTGTGCACAGCACGGTGTGAAATTGGCAATCGACCACCAGTTACGGTTTAACGCCCCGTATGTCTGTGCAAAGCAGCTGATTGCAGACGGCACTATCGGTGATCTCTTTCGCATTCACGCCATCTGTGGCGGTGGGGACCTGAAGGACAACGCCACGCATACCGTCGATCTCATGCGATTTATCTACGGTGATCGTCCTGTCACTTGGGTCATTGGCCAGATTGAACGTATTGACACCCCCAAGAAATACGATCTGCACTCCGAGGATTTCGCGATCGGTTACTTCAAGTTTGAAGACAACGTTCGCGGCATCATTGAATCGGGCAGCGACACTGCCCCTGGGTACCACCATATCTACTGCTACGGAACGGAAGGCGAGCTCGAACTCGCTGCCCCTCGTGGACTACCGCTCCGTTTCCGCACTTCAGAATCGGGGGGTGTTTGGGTATCCCCTGAACTCCCTCCGGAGGGTAACCCTGTGCGGGACATGATTGCAGCGATTGAAGAGGATCGAGAGCATCGCTCCAGCGGTTATCAGGGATATGCGACGCACGAACTCCTGATGGCGATTTATGAGTCGTCACGGAAACGGCGACGGATTCATCTGCCTCTCGAAGAGATGGAATCACCCCTAACGTTGATGATTGAGGAAGGCTGGATATAG
- a CDS encoding GNAT family N-acetyltransferase, with amino-acid sequence MKHIMNRQSRFSIEELTRDHPNWQEFVALVEDLNQEGWAFNPYFEQFSRYFLAAKQDGAIVGFLMFVVWDIGPHDRDHPPIEIHGKPLKEAKILAFGVKEGYRRQGIGTALQEYTIKQAKLFDCYQVRSVSGENHPENHHLKLVMGFAIEPMERDEKCLAFVMPLKSSTER; translated from the coding sequence ATGAAACACATAATGAACAGGCAATCGCGCTTTTCCATTGAAGAACTTACGCGCGACCATCCGAATTGGCAGGAATTCGTTGCGCTCGTTGAGGACTTAAACCAAGAGGGTTGGGCATTTAATCCGTATTTTGAGCAGTTTTCACGCTATTTTTTAGCGGCGAAACAGGACGGTGCTATTGTCGGATTCCTCATGTTTGTGGTGTGGGACATCGGTCCCCACGACCGCGACCATCCACCTATTGAGATACATGGAAAACCGCTAAAAGAGGCGAAAATCCTCGCGTTTGGCGTGAAGGAAGGATACCGACGGCAAGGCATCGGCACCGCGCTTCAAGAATACACCATCAAACAAGCCAAGTTGTTTGACTGCTATCAAGTCCGATCCGTCAGCGGTGAAAATCATCCTGAAAACCATCATCTCAAACTCGTGATGGGGTTCGCTATAGAACCGATGGAACGCGATGAAAAGTGTTTAGCGTTTGTCATGCCTCTTAAATCATCGACAGAGCGGTAA
- a CDS encoding LamG domain-containing protein encodes MINRTPRHKFIIAITATVLMATSIAQARQAITDGLVSYWSFNKDSVAGKTVKDLVGANDGTMDGNVEVVDGTVGEALKFSGGHVDCGADKSLTDIGDQITLEAWIKPEKPGWAIFAGISRSGNNSYVIAWSDQTRVDFNLWNGALETWPFHSVGQPDVGKWHHIAGVYDGSEAIIYINGEVDNEKKFEGVLKHNGENFWMGARKSDGLPYHGLLDELRLYNRGLSQAEIENNLEAEGLAVEPTQKLALTWGAIKVSK; translated from the coding sequence ATGATTAACAGAACTCCGAGACATAAGTTTATTATAGCCATTACGGCGACTGTTTTAATGGCGACAAGCATAGCACAGGCGCGTCAGGCGATTACCGATGGGTTGGTGAGTTACTGGTCGTTCAATAAAGATTCGGTTGCAGGGAAAACGGTTAAAGACCTTGTCGGTGCAAACGATGGAACCATGGATGGGAATGTCGAGGTCGTTGATGGTACAGTCGGTGAGGCACTCAAGTTTAGTGGTGGGCATGTTGATTGTGGAGCGGATAAGAGTTTAACCGACATTGGTGATCAGATTACATTGGAGGCGTGGATAAAACCTGAGAAACCGGGTTGGGCGATTTTCGCCGGTATATCGAGATCAGGAAATAACTCCTATGTGATTGCGTGGTCAGATCAAACTCGAGTCGATTTTAATCTCTGGAACGGTGCCTTAGAGACGTGGCCCTTTCACAGTGTAGGGCAGCCCGATGTAGGGAAATGGCATCACATCGCTGGTGTCTACGACGGTTCCGAAGCCATTATTTATATCAATGGTGAAGTGGATAACGAGAAAAAATTCGAGGGTGTCCTGAAACATAACGGAGAAAACTTTTGGATGGGTGCCCGAAAATCGGACGGACTTCCCTACCACGGTCTTCTCGACGAACTTCGTCTCTACAACCGCGGTCTCAGTCAAGCGGAAATCGAAAATAACCTCGAAGCGGAAGGGCTTGCTGTCGAACCGACCCAGAAATTGGCACTCACTTGGGGCGCAATAAAGGTTTCAAAGTAG
- a CDS encoding aldo/keto reductase translates to MAYTLPKKGSKDLEVNIMAYEIPKTVLGRTGLTVTRLGTGGAYCESADGYRKALDAGVNYMDTARAYRDGEDEKVIGTAIKGQRDRLILATKTNKRDAKNARIDLETSLRLLGVDYIDIYQLHHLNTKAERDQALAPGGALEMAQKARDEGLIRFIGVTGHDWVEIQHAVDTGFFDTVLCWYNCAMKTPETTVFPAADKHNTGVVIMNASRNDRLFGDADAPSPEQFYRYVLSHKSVNLTIMGLRDVERFHRIAEALSEQETLASEARADLERYGAQRLKEGALT, encoded by the coding sequence ATGGCATATACTCTTCCTAAGAAGGGGAGTAAAGATTTAGAGGTGAACATCATGGCGTATGAGATTCCGAAAACAGTCTTAGGTCGCACGGGATTGACGGTTACCCGACTCGGTACCGGCGGCGCGTACTGCGAATCCGCTGACGGTTACCGCAAGGCACTTGATGCCGGTGTCAATTATATGGATACGGCACGCGCATACAGGGATGGCGAGGACGAAAAAGTCATTGGAACCGCCATAAAAGGGCAGCGCGATCGGCTGATTCTCGCGACGAAAACCAATAAGCGCGATGCAAAAAACGCACGGATAGATCTCGAAACATCGTTACGGCTGCTTGGCGTTGATTACATCGATATTTACCAACTCCATCATCTGAACACGAAAGCCGAACGCGACCAAGCCTTGGCACCCGGCGGCGCATTAGAGATGGCACAGAAGGCACGAGATGAAGGACTCATCCGCTTCATCGGTGTTACCGGACACGATTGGGTTGAGATCCAGCACGCCGTTGACACGGGGTTTTTCGATACCGTCCTCTGTTGGTATAATTGTGCGATGAAAACGCCAGAGACTACCGTTTTCCCTGCTGCTGACAAACACAATACGGGGGTCGTTATCATGAACGCCTCGCGGAATGACAGACTTTTTGGGGACGCAGACGCTCCATCTCCAGAACAATTCTATCGCTATGTGCTCAGTCATAAGAGTGTAAATCTAACGATCATGGGATTAAGGGACGTTGAGCGATTTCATCGGATCGCAGAAGCACTCTCCGAGCAAGAGACCTTAGCCTCGGAGGCGAGAGCAGATTTGGAAAGGTATGGGGCGCAGCGGCTTAAAGAAGGCGCACTGACTTAA